From one Portunus trituberculatus isolate SZX2019 chromosome 8, ASM1759143v1, whole genome shotgun sequence genomic stretch:
- the LOC123499322 gene encoding sperm-specific protein PHI-2B-like has translation MSEDDSRGVEEVTVKEEEVDTDSGEKTEKEEEPVKDEEAQEEDKSEEPQPPKKRGRKPGSGASPAKKVKKEKEKGAEGGTKRKRKPVKKHPKTMDMIVEAIDRLGEKRGSSVQAIKAYIAQNFKTVRMDMIKSMLRRSLTMGLQQGIVARPKAQADTQVMSGRYLLGKAAKMEDEDEVMPQQSKRAQEAKKSAKKLKKKAGSKPKKSPKKPVARKVSQAKAKRPIKKARRGRK, from the exons ATGTCTGAGGATGACTCGAGAGGCGTTGAGGAAGTgacggtgaaggaggaggaggtggacacaGATTCCGGGgagaagacagagaaggaggaggagccagtcAAGGATGAGGAGGCACAAGAGGAAGATAAATCCGAGGAGCCACAGCCACCGAAGAAGAGGGGCAGGAAGCCAGGGTCAGGTGCCTCGCCCGCTAAAAAGgtcaagaaggagaaggagaaag GAGCAGAGGGAGGCACCAAGAGGAAGCGTAAGCCAGTCAAGAAACATCCTAAGACAATGGACATGATTGTGGAGGCAATCGACAGACTGGGAGAGAAGCGAGGCTCCTCCGTCCAGGCCATCAAGGCGTACATTGCACAGAATTTCAAGACAGTGCGAATGGACATGATCAAGTCAATGCTGCGTCGCTCCCTCACCATGGGCCTCCAGCAGGGCATTGTGGCAAGACCCAAGGCACAGGCTGACACTCAG GTGATGAGTGGCAGATACCTTCTCGGCAAGGCAGCCAAgatggaggatgaggacgaggtgATGCCGCAGCAGTCCAAGCGTGCACAGGAAGCAAAGAAATCTGCAAAGAAGCTCAAGAAAAAGGCAGGAAGCAAGCCCAAGAAATCCCCCAAGAAGCCTGTGGCCCGCAAGGTGTCCCAGGCCAAGGCTAAGCGGCCCATCAAGAAGGCTCGGCGTGGCAGGAAGTGA
- the LOC123499265 gene encoding cell division cycle protein 27 homolog isoform X2 has protein sequence MARCCFDLCKLEEAETVLTGGSVLYPKTVDELTTEYGDLACFALQLLGVICARTERLARAVEAFRRSLKLNPFLWQSFVALCDQGDKTDPAKVFRLDGLESFSNCHGNTVLTLMNSAPPLGGGGGGITDPILTTTTTTTTTTTTLSSVSVNSQQEPITQTPTLVPTHPTSTPNNLLPVAHTPTLALTTPSPLNTPVAVTVTPTPDRGPGIGGDGGDGILQAPKKKKLVRVRSVMGGTVSLSPLSPSFGVLPLDTGTPVCEEHPALLNTSVAFLTSSPLSLSQLDTEPNAKIPTPLSKRILCRKTKDSPLVLNKPAVFAPAGNNSNFQSPPSGQPNPNVRRSSRLFGNSNSVKENNKSPARKTKTRSPKSQSSLSELNEKNKSENQDIISTTDKPYPEKPPSPQSLAQQAFAIQKQSAEGLMALLRDMGAAYQQLAQYNCEKVIELLSALPTQHYRTGWVLSHIGKAYFEMNDYQQGVKFFSEVRECEPHRLHLMEYYSTALWHQQKEVQLSALAQDLVEEDRECPQAWCATGNCFSLQKEHEAAIKFFSRAIQVDPNFAYAYTLLGHEHIATEELDNALSCYRSAIRVDPRHYNAWYGIGLVLFKQERFAQAEFHFRKALSIHPHSSVLMCHVAVVEHALQKSSAALATLNRALAVDPRNPLCKYHRASILHATDRHQEALAELNHLREIVPKESNVYFLLGKVHKKLGQTHLALMNFSWAMDLDPKGANNQFKEAIDPAINRFPVDDDDTTNNNPHDNCSEGSSLAPAEPSQESLILEPQQIPNAESLSDDSL, from the exons ATGGCGAGATGCTGCTTTGATCTCTGCAA ATTGGAGGAGGCAGAGACGGTGCTTACGGGAGGCAGCGTCCTGTACCCTAAGACAGTGGATGAGCTGACCACAGAGTATGGGGACCTGGCCTGCTTCGCGCTGCAGCTCCTCGGTGTGATCTGTGCCCGCACCGAACGGCTGGCCAGGGCTGTGGAGGCCTTCCGCAGGTCCCTCAAGCTGAACCCCTTCCTGTGGCAGTCCTTTGTGGCTCTATGTGACCAGGGCGACAAGACTGACCCTGCTAAG gtgttCCGATTGGACGGCCTGGAGAGCTTCAGCAATTGCCATGGCAACACGGTGCTCACCCTGATGAACAGCGCCCCGCCactgggtggaggtggaggcggcaTCACCGAccccatcctcaccaccaccactaccaccaccaccaccaccaccacactcagcaGTGTATCGGTGAACAGCCAGCAGGAGCCCATCACCCAGACCCCAACCCTTGTCCCCACGCACCCCACCTCCACCCCAAATAACCTCCTGCCCGTTGCCCACACCCCAACGCTCGCCCTCACCACCCCATCCCCTCTGAACACCCCTGTGGCCGTCACTGTCACCCCCACGCCAGACCGCGGGCCGGGTATAGGCGGTGATGGGGGTGACGGAATACTCCAGGccccaaagaagaagaagctggtGAGAGTACGCAGTGTGATGGGCGGCACTGTCAGTCTGAGCCCCCTGTCACCGAGTTTTGGTGTCCTGCCCTTAGACACTGGAACGCCAGTCTGTGAGGAGCACCCTGCCCTCTTAaacacctctgtggccttcctCACGTCCTCTCCGCTATCCCTGTCGCAGCTGGACACAGAACCCAATGCCAAAATACCAACGCCGCTTAGTAAAAGG ATACTGTGCCGCAAGACCAAGGACTCTCCCCTGGTGCTCAACAAGCCAGCAGTGTTTGCTCCAGcaggcaacaacagcaacttcCAGAGTCCTCCCAGCGGCCAACCCAATCCTAATGTCCGCCGTTCCTCTCGTCTCTTTGGCAACAGTAATTCCGTCAAG GAAAACAACAAGTCCCCTGCCAGGAAGACCAAAACGAGATCCCCCAAGAGCCAATCCAGTCTGTCAGAACTCAATGAGAAGAACAAGAGTGAGAACCAAGACATTATTTCCACCACCGACAAGCCGTACCCTGAGAAACCCCCCTCCCCGCAGAGCCTCGCCCAGCAGGCCTTTGCCATCCAGAAGCAGTCGGCAG AGGGGCTGATGGCACTGCTGAGGGACATGGGAGCAGCGTACCAGCAGCTCGCCCAGTATAATTGTGAGAAGGTCATTGAGCTGCTCAGTGCCCTTCCCACACAGCACTACCGCACAGGCTGGGTACTCTCACACATCGGAAAGGCCTACTTTGAGATGAACGATTACCAGCAAGGTGtcaa gttcTTCAGTGAGGTGCGGGAGTGTGAGCCACATCGGCTGCACCTTATGGAATACTACAGCACTGCACTTTGGCACCAGCAGAAGGAAGTTCAGCTCTCTGCCCttgcccag GATCTTGTGGAGGAGGATCGTGAGTGTCCCCAAGCCTGGTGTGCTACAGGGAACTGCTTCTCCCTCCAGAAGGAACACGAGGCAGCCATCAAGTTTTTCTCCCGGGCCATACAG gTGGATCCTAACTTTGCCTATGCCTACACCTTGCTGGGTCACGAGCACATAGCCACGGAGGAGCTGGACAACGCCCTCAGCTGCTACAGGAGTGCCATCAGGGTGGACCCACGTCACTACAATGCTTG GTATGGCATTGGTCTGGTGCTGTTCAAACAGGAGCGGTTTGCTCAAGCTGAATTCCACTTCAGGAAAGCACTGAGCATCCACCCACACAGCTCAGTACTCATGTGTCATGTTGCTGTG GTGGAGCACGCCCTTCAGAAGAGCAGTGCTGCCCTGGCCACGCTGAACCGGGCACTGGCGGTGGACCCTCGCAACCCTCTGTGTAAATATCACCGTGCCTCCATCCTGCACGCCACCGACCGCCACCAGGAGGCCCTGGCTGAACTCAACCACCTGCGGGAGATTGTGCCCAAGGAGTCCAATGTGTACTTCCTActgggaaag GTCCACAAGAAGCTGGGGCAGACACATTTGGCTCTTATGAACTTCTCATGGGCCATGGATCTTGACCCCAAGGGTGCCAACAACCAGTTCAAGGAAGCCATTGACCCCGCCATCAACCGTTTCCCCGTCGATGACGATGACACCACGAACAACAACCCACACGACAACT GCAGTGAAGGGAGCTCCCTGGCACCGGCCGAGCCCTCCCAGGAGTCCCTGATCCTTGAGCCGCAGCAAATACCCAATGCCGAGAGCCTCAGTGACGATAGCCTATAA
- the LOC123499265 gene encoding cell division cycle protein 27 homolog isoform X1, with translation MLVQEPLQAAVWHCLNNYAYLDATFLAERLLAEVDSDEALHLVATSYYRSGKPGRAYSVLRARGTRTPQLRFLMARCCFDLCKLEEAETVLTGGSVLYPKTVDELTTEYGDLACFALQLLGVICARTERLARAVEAFRRSLKLNPFLWQSFVALCDQGDKTDPAKVFRLDGLESFSNCHGNTVLTLMNSAPPLGGGGGGITDPILTTTTTTTTTTTTLSSVSVNSQQEPITQTPTLVPTHPTSTPNNLLPVAHTPTLALTTPSPLNTPVAVTVTPTPDRGPGIGGDGGDGILQAPKKKKLVRVRSVMGGTVSLSPLSPSFGVLPLDTGTPVCEEHPALLNTSVAFLTSSPLSLSQLDTEPNAKIPTPLSKRILCRKTKDSPLVLNKPAVFAPAGNNSNFQSPPSGQPNPNVRRSSRLFGNSNSVKENNKSPARKTKTRSPKSQSSLSELNEKNKSENQDIISTTDKPYPEKPPSPQSLAQQAFAIQKQSAEGLMALLRDMGAAYQQLAQYNCEKVIELLSALPTQHYRTGWVLSHIGKAYFEMNDYQQGVKFFSEVRECEPHRLHLMEYYSTALWHQQKEVQLSALAQDLVEEDRECPQAWCATGNCFSLQKEHEAAIKFFSRAIQVDPNFAYAYTLLGHEHIATEELDNALSCYRSAIRVDPRHYNAWYGIGLVLFKQERFAQAEFHFRKALSIHPHSSVLMCHVAVVEHALQKSSAALATLNRALAVDPRNPLCKYHRASILHATDRHQEALAELNHLREIVPKESNVYFLLGKVHKKLGQTHLALMNFSWAMDLDPKGANNQFKEAIDPAINRFPVDDDDTTNNNPHDNCSEGSSLAPAEPSQESLILEPQQIPNAESLSDDSL, from the exons ATGCTGGTCCAGGAGCCGCTACAG GCAGCTGTGTGGCATTGCTTGAACAACTATGCTTACCTGGATGCCACCTTCCTTGCCGAGAGACTTCTGGctgagg TGGATTCAGATGAGGCCCTGCACCTGGTGGCCACTTCTTACTACCGCTCAGGAAAGCCAGGTCGCGCCTACTCGGTGCTGCGGGCAAGAGGCACCCGCACCCCTCAGCTCAGGTTCCTCATGGCGAGATGCTGCTTTGATCTCTGCAA ATTGGAGGAGGCAGAGACGGTGCTTACGGGAGGCAGCGTCCTGTACCCTAAGACAGTGGATGAGCTGACCACAGAGTATGGGGACCTGGCCTGCTTCGCGCTGCAGCTCCTCGGTGTGATCTGTGCCCGCACCGAACGGCTGGCCAGGGCTGTGGAGGCCTTCCGCAGGTCCCTCAAGCTGAACCCCTTCCTGTGGCAGTCCTTTGTGGCTCTATGTGACCAGGGCGACAAGACTGACCCTGCTAAG gtgttCCGATTGGACGGCCTGGAGAGCTTCAGCAATTGCCATGGCAACACGGTGCTCACCCTGATGAACAGCGCCCCGCCactgggtggaggtggaggcggcaTCACCGAccccatcctcaccaccaccactaccaccaccaccaccaccaccacactcagcaGTGTATCGGTGAACAGCCAGCAGGAGCCCATCACCCAGACCCCAACCCTTGTCCCCACGCACCCCACCTCCACCCCAAATAACCTCCTGCCCGTTGCCCACACCCCAACGCTCGCCCTCACCACCCCATCCCCTCTGAACACCCCTGTGGCCGTCACTGTCACCCCCACGCCAGACCGCGGGCCGGGTATAGGCGGTGATGGGGGTGACGGAATACTCCAGGccccaaagaagaagaagctggtGAGAGTACGCAGTGTGATGGGCGGCACTGTCAGTCTGAGCCCCCTGTCACCGAGTTTTGGTGTCCTGCCCTTAGACACTGGAACGCCAGTCTGTGAGGAGCACCCTGCCCTCTTAaacacctctgtggccttcctCACGTCCTCTCCGCTATCCCTGTCGCAGCTGGACACAGAACCCAATGCCAAAATACCAACGCCGCTTAGTAAAAGG ATACTGTGCCGCAAGACCAAGGACTCTCCCCTGGTGCTCAACAAGCCAGCAGTGTTTGCTCCAGcaggcaacaacagcaacttcCAGAGTCCTCCCAGCGGCCAACCCAATCCTAATGTCCGCCGTTCCTCTCGTCTCTTTGGCAACAGTAATTCCGTCAAG GAAAACAACAAGTCCCCTGCCAGGAAGACCAAAACGAGATCCCCCAAGAGCCAATCCAGTCTGTCAGAACTCAATGAGAAGAACAAGAGTGAGAACCAAGACATTATTTCCACCACCGACAAGCCGTACCCTGAGAAACCCCCCTCCCCGCAGAGCCTCGCCCAGCAGGCCTTTGCCATCCAGAAGCAGTCGGCAG AGGGGCTGATGGCACTGCTGAGGGACATGGGAGCAGCGTACCAGCAGCTCGCCCAGTATAATTGTGAGAAGGTCATTGAGCTGCTCAGTGCCCTTCCCACACAGCACTACCGCACAGGCTGGGTACTCTCACACATCGGAAAGGCCTACTTTGAGATGAACGATTACCAGCAAGGTGtcaa gttcTTCAGTGAGGTGCGGGAGTGTGAGCCACATCGGCTGCACCTTATGGAATACTACAGCACTGCACTTTGGCACCAGCAGAAGGAAGTTCAGCTCTCTGCCCttgcccag GATCTTGTGGAGGAGGATCGTGAGTGTCCCCAAGCCTGGTGTGCTACAGGGAACTGCTTCTCCCTCCAGAAGGAACACGAGGCAGCCATCAAGTTTTTCTCCCGGGCCATACAG gTGGATCCTAACTTTGCCTATGCCTACACCTTGCTGGGTCACGAGCACATAGCCACGGAGGAGCTGGACAACGCCCTCAGCTGCTACAGGAGTGCCATCAGGGTGGACCCACGTCACTACAATGCTTG GTATGGCATTGGTCTGGTGCTGTTCAAACAGGAGCGGTTTGCTCAAGCTGAATTCCACTTCAGGAAAGCACTGAGCATCCACCCACACAGCTCAGTACTCATGTGTCATGTTGCTGTG GTGGAGCACGCCCTTCAGAAGAGCAGTGCTGCCCTGGCCACGCTGAACCGGGCACTGGCGGTGGACCCTCGCAACCCTCTGTGTAAATATCACCGTGCCTCCATCCTGCACGCCACCGACCGCCACCAGGAGGCCCTGGCTGAACTCAACCACCTGCGGGAGATTGTGCCCAAGGAGTCCAATGTGTACTTCCTActgggaaag GTCCACAAGAAGCTGGGGCAGACACATTTGGCTCTTATGAACTTCTCATGGGCCATGGATCTTGACCCCAAGGGTGCCAACAACCAGTTCAAGGAAGCCATTGACCCCGCCATCAACCGTTTCCCCGTCGATGACGATGACACCACGAACAACAACCCACACGACAACT GCAGTGAAGGGAGCTCCCTGGCACCGGCCGAGCCCTCCCAGGAGTCCCTGATCCTTGAGCCGCAGCAAATACCCAATGCCGAGAGCCTCAGTGACGATAGCCTATAA